The Chryseobacterium shigense genome segment AGTAATCTTAGCGTTTAGCGGAGGTTTGGATACCTCTTACTGTGCCAAATATCTTAGTGAAACACTGGGATATGAAGTGTATGCAGTTACTGTAAATACCGGAGGTTTTTCTAAAGAAGAGGAAAAAGAGCTGGAGAAAAAAGCCTTCAATCTTGGGGTAAAAGAATACAGGTGTGTTGATGCTCAGAAAGATTATTATAACTCTTGTGTAAAATATCTGATCTTCGGAAATGTGCTGAAAAATAATACCTATCCATTGTCTGTAAGTGCTGAACGTACAGTTCAGGCACAGGAAATTGCAAAATATGCCATTGAAACCGGTGCTGATGCCATTGCGCACGGAAGTACAGGAGCCGGTAATGATCAGGTCCGTTTTGATTTGATTTTTCAGGTAATGTGTCCCGAAAAGGAAATCATTACGCCAATCCGCGATATGAGCCTGTCCCGTGAAGAAGAAATTGAATTTTTGAAAAACCACGGTTACGAAATGGAATTTCATAAAGCTCAGTATTCTGTAAATAAAGGACTTTGGGGAACTTCAGTAGGAGGGAAAGAAACACTGACATCAAGAAATTACCTCCCTGAAGAAGCTTTTCCATCGCAAATCAAAGAAATCCAACCTTCAGAGCTTGAAATTGAATTTAAAAACGGTGAGATTATTGGAGTGAACGGAGAAAATTTTGAGCATCCCGTGTATGCTATCCAGAAAGTTGAGGAACTGGCTTCCGCTTATGGAATCGGCCGTGATATTCATGTTGGAGATACTATTGTCGGAATTAAAGGAAGAGTAGGTTTTGAAGCAGCTGCGGCGTCCGTGATCATCAAAGCACATCATTTACTGGAAAAGCATAC includes the following:
- a CDS encoding argininosuccinate synthase — protein: MEKKKVILAFSGGLDTSYCAKYLSETLGYEVYAVTVNTGGFSKEEEKELEKKAFNLGVKEYRCVDAQKDYYNSCVKYLIFGNVLKNNTYPLSVSAERTVQAQEIAKYAIETGADAIAHGSTGAGNDQVRFDLIFQVMCPEKEIITPIRDMSLSREEEIEFLKNHGYEMEFHKAQYSVNKGLWGTSVGGKETLTSRNYLPEEAFPSQIKEIQPSELEIEFKNGEIIGVNGENFEHPVYAIQKVEELASAYGIGRDIHVGDTIVGIKGRVGFEAAAASVIIKAHHLLEKHTLSKYQQMMKSQLSDWYGNWLHEALFLDPVMRNIESFLTDSQKAVTGKVFVTLHPYRFVLNGIESGHDLMSDKFGSYGEANRAWTGEDVKGYTKILSNSLNIYHQINSK